From a single Miscanthus floridulus cultivar M001 chromosome 8, ASM1932011v1, whole genome shotgun sequence genomic region:
- the LOC136476819 gene encoding UDP-glucuronate 4-epimerase 6-like: MPAGMVDAAAKGVKLERHALLLRRAAGAKQLVSASSHLLFRATVLATLVLVALFAVHYPSLLSHSFSLSALPASGSGSSSSSSSPRSRHSHRSLLGSGTSSSYGWGAAWERKVRRSAKPQRDGALSVLVTGAAGFVGAHCSLALRARGDGVLGLDNFNAYYDPSLKRARQRLLASRGVVVLDADINDAALLERLLSAVPFTHVLHLAAQAGVRHAMRAPQAYVASNVAGLVALFEAAARHADPQPAVVWASSSSVYGLNTEAPFSEDHRTDRPASLYAATKKAGEAIAHAYNHIYGLSITGLRFFTVYGPWGRPDMAYFSFARSIVAGEPITLFRTADGADARRDFTYIDDVVRGCLSALDTAGKSTGSKSGKKRGPAPLRVYNLGNTSPVPVTRMVAILEKLLGKKAHKRVVTMPTNGDVPFTHANVSHAARDFGYRPATSLEVGLRHFVDWFVQYYKVDVRGGGNVLAGKTAKRKSMPMSAAS, translated from the coding sequence ATGCCGGCCGGCATGGTGGACGCGGCCGCCAAGGGCGTCAAGCTGGAGCGGCACGCGTTGCTGCTGCGGCGCGCGGCGGGCGCCAAGCAGCTCGTGTCGGCATCGTCGCATCTGCTCTTCCGCGCCACCGTGCTCGCCACGCTCGTGCTCGTCGCCCTCTTCGCCGTGCACTACCCGTCCCTGCTCTCCCACTCCTTCAGCCTCTCCGCGTTGCCCgcgtccggctccggctcctcctcctcttcctcctcgccgcgGTCTCGGCACTCGCACCGGAGCCTGCTAGGCTCGGGGACATCGTCGTCGTACGGATGGGGCGCGGCGTGGGAGCGGAAGGTGCGGCGCAGCGCGAAGCCGCAGCGGGACGGGGCGCTGTCCGTGCTCGTCACGGGCGCCGCGGGCTTCGTGGGCGCGCACTGCTCGCTGGCGCTCCGCGCTCGCGGCGACGGCGTGCTCGGCCTCGACAACTTCAACGCCTACTACGACCCGTCCCTGAAGCGCGCGCGGCAGCGTCTGCTGGCATCCCGCGGCGTGGTGGTGCTGGACGCCGACATCAACGACGCCGCGCTGCTGGAGCGGCTCCTGTCCGCGGTGCCATTCACTCACGTGCTGCACctcgcggcccaggcgggcgtgcGCCACGCGATGCGGGCGCCGCAGGCGTACGTGGCCTCCAACGTCGCGGGCCTCGTTGCGCTCTTCGAGGCCGCGGCGAGGCACGCCGACCCGCAGCCGGCGGTCGTgtgggcgtcgtcgtcgtcggtgtACGGGCTCAACACCGAGGCGCCTTTCTCCGAGGACCACCGCACGGACCGCCCCGCGTCGCTGTACGCGGCCACCAAAAAGGCCGGCGAGGCCATCGCGCACGCGTACAACCACATCTACGGGCTCTCTATCACCGGCCTGCGATTCTTCACCGTCTACGGGCCGTGGGGACGCCCCGACATGGCCTACTTCTCATTCGCCCGCAGCATCGTCGCCGGCGAGCCCATCACGCTGTTCCGCACCGCCGACGGCGCCGACGCGCGCCGCGACTTCACCTACATTGATGACGTCGTCAGGGGCTGCCTCAGCGCGCTCGACACGGCCGGCAAGAGCACGGGCTCCAAGTCTGGCAAGAAGCGCGGGCCCGCGCCGCTCCGCGTGTACAACCTCGGCAACACCTCGCCGGTGCCCGTCACCCGCATGGTCGCCATCCTTGAGAAGCTCCTCGGCAAGAAGGCGCACAAGCGCGTCGTCACGATGCCGACCAACGGCGACGTGCCGTTCACGCATGCCAATGTCAGCCACGCCGCGCGCGACTTCGGCTACCGCCCCGCCACCTCGCTCGAGGTTGGCCTCCGCCATTTCGTTGACTGGTTCGTGCAGTACTACAAGGTCGACGTCAGGGGCGGCGGCAATGTCCTCGCCGGCAAGACCGCCAAGAGGAAATCCATGCCCATGTCCGCAGCATCGTGA